The Pseudomonas sp. IAC-BECa141 genome contains the following window.
AGTGCGTGAATCCATGGCGTTCAGCGAAACCCTCGACAGCGATTACGTCGGCCTGCATGCCGCCAGTTCGATCAACATGCGCACCCACGCCGCCGCGCGGCAGGCCGGCAAGGTGCTGCGCATACGCATTCATGTGCCGGGTTTCGATGCGGTGTGCCGGATGGTGCAGGCCAACATGGGCATCGGCATCCTGCCGCAGCGGGCGTATGAATTATTTGGTCGGGCGCTGGGGTTGCAAGCGGTGCCGCTGACCGATGGCTGGTCGGATCGCGACCTTATCGTGGTGGTGCGTGACGAGGCCGGGTTGTCGCCCGTGAGCCGGATCCTGTTCGAGCATTTGCGCGCAGCCGGCTGAGCGTTCGCGTTTGGCGAACGCCCGTTGCCGAGTGACGGCTGGATTGCAGTCATGACGTTCCTCTAGCCTTGGCCGCAATTCCAAGAACAAGAGGTACCCCGCGATGACTGCCCCTCTGAGTGCGATCAAAGTGATCGAAATCGGCACCCTGATTGCTGCGCCGTTTGCCGCGCGCATGCTCGCCGAATTCGGCGCCGAGGTGATCAAGATCGAAGCCATGGGTCAGGGCGACCCGCTGCGCAAATGGCGCAAGCTGCACGAAGGAACGTCGCTGTGGTGGTACCTGCAATCGCGCAACAAGAAATCCCTGGCGCTCAATCTGAAATCCGGCGAAGGCATCGAACTGGTCAAGCAACTGGCCCGTGATGCCGATGTGATCATCGAAAACCTGCGCCCCGGCGCCCTGGAAAAACTCGGCCTGGGCTGGGACGTGCTGCACGCGCTCAATCCCGACCTGACCCTGGTGCGCATTTCCGGCTATGGCCAGACCGGCCCTTACCGCGACCGCCCCGGCTTCGGTGCGATCGGCGAGGCCATGGGCGGCATTCGCTACACCACCGGTACCCCCGGTTCGCCACCGGCGCGAGTCGGTGTCAGCCTCGGCGATTCGCTGGCTTCGCTGCACGCGGTGATCGGCGCGCTGATGTCGCTGCTGCGGGTCAAGACCGGGCAGGGCGGCGGGCAGGTTGTCGACGTGTCACTGGCCGAAAGCGTGTTCAACGTCATGGAAAGTCTGGTGCCGGAATACGACATGCTCGGCCATGTCCGCGAACGCAGCGGCGGCGCGTTGCCGGGCATCGCACCCTCCAACACCTACCTCACGGCCGATGGCGCCTACGTGGTGATCGCCGGTAACAGCGATCCGATCTACAAGCGCCTGATGCAGGTGATCGGTCGGGATGATCTGGCCGACGCCGAAGAGTTCGCCCACAACGACGGCCGCGCCGCGAAGAGCGGTCTGCTCGACGCCGCCATTACCCACTGGACCAGCAGCCTGCCGATCAATGATGTACTGGCGGCGCTGGAAGCCGCCGAAGTGCCGGCCGGCCGCATCTACTCGGTGGCCGATATTGTTGCCGATCCGCACTATCAGGCCCGGGACATGTTGCTCGACGCCGAACTGCCCGGCGGGGCGAGCGTGAAGATGCCGGGCATCGTGCCCAAACTTTCGGAAACCCCCGGCGGGGTGAACTGGTCGGGCCCCGGCCTTGGTCAGCACACCGACGGCATTCTCGCAGGTCTCGGTCTGACCGCCTCGGACATCGAACGCCTGAAAAGCCAGGGGGTGGTGCAATGATCAGCGATTACTCGCAGACCCTGATCGTCCAGGAAGTTTCGCCCCGGGACGGCCTGCAAATCGAACCGACCTGGGTCGAAACCGAAGACAAGATCGCCCTGATCGATCAGCTGTCACAGGCAGGATTCAGCCGCATCGAGGCCGGCTCGTTCGTCTCGCCGAAAGCGATCCCGGCCCTGCGTGATGGCGAGCAGGTGTTCAAGGGCATTCAGCGTCAGCCGGGGGTGATTTACGTCGCGCTGATTCCCAACCTCAAGGGCGCGCAACGGGCGCTGGAGTCCGGCGCCGATGAACTGAACCTGGTGATGTCCGCCAGCCAGACCCACAACCTGGCGAACATGCGCATGCGTTGCGAAGCCTCGCTGGCGGCGTTCGGCGAAATCGTGAGTTTCGCCAGCGGCTCGGGCGTGCGGCTCAACGGCAGTGTCGCGACGACCTTCGGTTGCCCGTTCGAAGGTGCGATCGACGAAGACCGTGTATTGCAAATTG
Protein-coding sequences here:
- a CDS encoding CaiB/BaiF CoA transferase family protein, whose amino-acid sequence is MTAPLSAIKVIEIGTLIAAPFAARMLAEFGAEVIKIEAMGQGDPLRKWRKLHEGTSLWWYLQSRNKKSLALNLKSGEGIELVKQLARDADVIIENLRPGALEKLGLGWDVLHALNPDLTLVRISGYGQTGPYRDRPGFGAIGEAMGGIRYTTGTPGSPPARVGVSLGDSLASLHAVIGALMSLLRVKTGQGGGQVVDVSLAESVFNVMESLVPEYDMLGHVRERSGGALPGIAPSNTYLTADGAYVVIAGNSDPIYKRLMQVIGRDDLADAEEFAHNDGRAAKSGLLDAAITHWTSSLPINDVLAALEAAEVPAGRIYSVADIVADPHYQARDMLLDAELPGGASVKMPGIVPKLSETPGGVNWSGPGLGQHTDGILAGLGLTASDIERLKSQGVVQ
- a CDS encoding hydroxymethylglutaryl-CoA lyase, producing the protein MISDYSQTLIVQEVSPRDGLQIEPTWVETEDKIALIDQLSQAGFSRIEAGSFVSPKAIPALRDGEQVFKGIQRQPGVIYVALIPNLKGAQRALESGADELNLVMSASQTHNLANMRMRCEASLAAFGEIVSFASGSGVRLNGSVATTFGCPFEGAIDEDRVLQIVEAYQALGIQGITLADTTGMANPRQVDRLVRRVLQRVSAADLTLHFHNTRGLGLCNVLAAYEAGARRFDAALGGLGGCPFAPGASGNICTEDLVNLCDEVGIHTGIDLPLLLKLSRGLPALLGHEVPGQLAKAGRNCDLHPIPT